One Micromonospora eburnea genomic region harbors:
- a CDS encoding cytochrome P450 — protein MTIDQHVLREFPTRRGCPFDPPAELATIAESQEIVSMAYPDGHTGWLVTSYPLARTILASAAFSTRHELRHSPVPTMLKPTPAPPGAFIGMDPPEHTRYRKPLSQYFTVRRIRQLEPAIERVTTEYLDAMERLGPPADLMQAFALPIPVQVISDILGSGPEFADELQRLRAVTLDPQRPADDVAASVRATHELMGRLVSVKRREPADDLLSRLIADGDLNDQELTGLALMMLIAGHETTAHTIGLSTYFLLQDEDLRRRLTAGPALSDAAVGELLRYLTNVQFVTRTALTDVELGGVLIKKGECCTISLSAANRDARYFPDPNVFAEAGARGSHLAFGHGIHQCIGQNLARAEIRIAISALLRRFPRLRLAADHSHTNTRDAMNTYGLDRLPVVW, from the coding sequence ATGACAATCGACCAGCATGTCCTCCGCGAATTTCCCACCCGGCGAGGCTGTCCTTTCGACCCGCCCGCCGAACTGGCGACGATCGCCGAGAGCCAGGAAATAGTGAGCATGGCCTATCCGGACGGCCACACCGGGTGGCTGGTGACGAGCTATCCGCTGGCCCGGACGATACTGGCGAGTGCCGCCTTCAGCACGCGTCATGAACTGCGGCACTCGCCGGTGCCGACGATGCTGAAACCGACGCCTGCGCCACCCGGCGCCTTCATCGGCATGGATCCGCCGGAGCACACCCGCTACCGCAAGCCGCTCAGTCAGTACTTCACGGTCCGTCGTATACGACAGCTCGAGCCGGCGATCGAACGTGTCACCACCGAGTACCTCGACGCGATGGAACGACTCGGGCCCCCGGCCGACCTCATGCAGGCATTCGCGCTCCCGATCCCGGTGCAGGTGATCTCGGATATCCTGGGCTCGGGTCCCGAGTTCGCGGACGAGCTCCAGCGACTACGCGCGGTGACCCTCGACCCGCAGCGGCCCGCGGATGATGTGGCGGCGTCGGTCAGGGCAACCCACGAACTCATGGGCCGGCTGGTCTCGGTGAAGCGCCGGGAGCCCGCTGACGACCTGCTGAGCCGGCTCATCGCTGACGGCGACCTGAACGATCAGGAGCTGACCGGCCTGGCTCTGATGATGCTGATCGCCGGCCACGAGACGACCGCCCACACCATCGGCCTCAGCACCTACTTCCTGCTGCAGGACGAGGATCTCCGACGCCGGTTGACCGCCGGTCCGGCCCTCTCCGACGCGGCGGTCGGCGAACTCCTCCGCTACCTGACCAACGTCCAGTTCGTCACCAGGACCGCGCTGACCGACGTGGAGTTGGGCGGCGTACTCATCAAAAAGGGAGAATGCTGCACCATCTCGCTGTCTGCGGCGAACCGCGACGCGCGATACTTCCCGGACCCGAACGTCTTCGCGGAAGCCGGTGCGCGAGGCAGCCACCTCGCCTTCGGCCACGGGATTCACCAGTGCATCGGCCAGAACCTGGCAAGGGCGGAAATCCGCATCGCCATCAGCGCCCTGCTGCGCAGATTTCCCCGATTGCGGCTGGCAGCCGACCACTCGCACACGAATACGCGTGATGCGATGAACACGTACGGTCTCGACCGGCTGCCCGTCGTCTGGTAG
- a CDS encoding type I polyketide synthase, with product MSNEETLRGYLRRVTTELHQTRQRLLQAESTSSEPIAIVAMGCRYPGGVYSPQELWRLVIDGVDVIGGFPTGRGWDLAGLYDPDPERVGKSYVREGGFLYDADEFDAEFFGISPREALAIDPQQRLLLETVWETLERAAIPPETLRGSRTGVFTGVMYNDYGSRLQPAPSGFEGYISTGSSSSVASGRISYTLGLEGPAVTVDTACSSSLVALHLAGQALRSGECDLALAGGVTVMATPQLFIEFSRQRGLSPDGRCKPFAAAADGTGFGEGAGIVLLERLSDARRNGHPVLAVIRGSAVNQDGASSQLTAPNGPAQQRVIRQALANAGVDATDVDVVEAHGTGTTLGDPIEAQALLATYGQGRDDGHPLWLGSVKSNIGHTQAAAGVAGVIKMVQAIQHGLLPATLHVDAPTPHVDWDTGRVALLTETVPWPDTGRPRRAAVSSFGISGTNAHLILEAPPTPTNTGSPTATGPLTSDDGDGTDTTDGGDTRTSTSAGDGGAGGGPVPWLFSARSVEALRAQALRLADHVAAHPGYRAVDIGAALVTTRSQHRFRAGVVVDGAGDGEAVLRAFAVGQPGVGVVSGRVVCGDAEAGGKIAVLLTGQGSQRVGAGRGLYGREPVFTAVLDEVCTHLDAHLDRPLRSVLFAAADGPDAGLLDDTTYTQPALFALQVALYRLVEHHGLRADYFIGHSVGEVSAAHLAGVMSLADAAAVVTARARLMATLPAGVMVSVQATPAQVEEHLNPRVGIAAYNTPTNTVISGDPQATHTVADRLHALGHAGRVLHTRHAFHSPHTETILTEFHHIASRVTYQRPHTPIISNLTGDVADPEHITTAEYWTDHIRQPVRFHQGITTLDQHHVTTYLELGPAPTLTHLTEHTLTHSGRGEDVVYLNVLHPHHDETRTLLTTLTTAHTRGHHITWHHHLTPPPQQPVPLPTYPFTRNRYWLAADPVVPVHAAPTGHPLLPAVLELPDDTHVFTGTLHPSAPSWLAEHTIGDHCLLPATAFVDMVLHAAHHTGHHTITDLVIHTPLALSDNTATDIQLVIGPVDATGHRACTIRSRAHTTTAGLWSDHVTAEVTTGTAGVPAVPATVWPPTHASRLDTTNLYHHLDQRGLRYGPTFQGLRHAWKHHNDLYAEVHLPATPHPHHHTIHPALLDAALHALTLHHPDHTTIQLPFSWTGVTLHAHDATTLRVHLRVHDNHTIELTITDPQDQLILTTDSLTLRPAGAVDDGDLYGVRWSPVIPPADPAPIGSVALLGEQPEVVLALEASGVEASEHPDLAALVAAIGAGLPQPSVVLAARSALPAMEPIRAAHVAVGEVLGLIQEWLSAECLDESRLVVVTCGAVAVDEGEHLQDLGSAPVWGLVRSAQRENPDRFALLDLDGQESSLRHLPEALTVVLAGEGQIAMRRGVFSALQVAKMGIDHALTPPEGEGAWRVDVSEPGTLDRLELVAAREALRPLRSGEVRVAVRAAGVNFRDVLMTLGMYPGRVSIGGEGAGVVTEVGPDVSGLAVGDRVMGLFSQAMATTAIADHRLIVGIPCGWSYPQAAAVPITFLTAYYALTDLARLQPGEKILVHAAAGGVGTAAVQLARHLGAEVYGTASHPKWQALRRQGLDPAHIGDSRSLDFETTITHATGGAGVDVVLNALTHEFVDASLRLLPRGGRFLEMGKTDIREPDRIAATHPGVYYQPFDLHDAGPTRTRQMLTDLIRLFTDGHLHPPPVTTYDIRAARDAFRHIRQAEHIGKVVLTVPPPLDPHGTVLITGATGALGSLLAKHLVSNHQARHLLLTSRHGPHAHNATQLITELTNLGADVTIEQRDIAEPGELASLLDAIPAEHPLTAVIHTAGVVHDGTVGALSPAHLETVFGPKADAAWELHRLTEHVDLSAFVVFSSAAGTLGSPGQANYAAANTFLDALAHCRRINGRPALSLAWGLWQQPSGITASLGESGVARMAQQGVMPISTEAALALFDRALATGRAYAMPARLTAEAAQGRTGVVASSPAHRDSRVGLRQAAGASGGEGSVAASWADRLTGLEPQEQHSVVVELVRTEAAAVLGHGDITAIGRKRPLKEAGFDSLTAVELRNRLGAMVGLRLPASLVFDHPTPIAIAEQLLTTLIPDQPDPVETVRSQLKSLEATIVAATPGGGMRAAVAAQLREFLERIGTEPSRVNDEATDVLDKIDAATDDEIFDFIDNQL from the coding sequence ATGAGCAACGAGGAAACACTCCGTGGATACCTCCGGCGGGTTACCACCGAGCTCCATCAGACCCGCCAGCGGCTGCTTCAGGCCGAGTCGACCAGCAGTGAGCCGATCGCGATCGTGGCGATGGGCTGCCGCTATCCGGGTGGGGTGTATTCCCCGCAGGAGTTGTGGCGGCTGGTTATCGATGGTGTGGATGTGATCGGGGGGTTCCCGACGGGTCGTGGGTGGGACCTGGCGGGGCTGTACGACCCGGACCCCGAACGGGTGGGTAAGAGTTACGTCCGGGAGGGTGGTTTCCTCTACGACGCCGACGAGTTCGACGCGGAGTTCTTCGGTATCAGTCCTCGTGAGGCGCTCGCGATCGACCCGCAGCAGCGGTTGCTGCTGGAGACGGTGTGGGAGACGTTGGAGCGTGCGGCGATCCCGCCGGAGACGTTGCGGGGCAGCCGTACCGGTGTGTTCACCGGGGTGATGTACAACGACTACGGGTCTCGGTTGCAGCCGGCTCCGTCTGGTTTTGAGGGTTATATCAGCACTGGTAGTTCCAGCAGTGTGGCCTCTGGTCGGATTTCCTACACGCTGGGTTTGGAGGGTCCGGCGGTCACGGTGGACACGGCGTGTTCGTCGTCGTTGGTGGCGTTGCACCTGGCGGGTCAGGCGCTGCGGTCGGGTGAGTGTGACCTGGCGTTGGCTGGTGGCGTCACGGTCATGGCCACACCCCAGTTGTTCATCGAGTTCAGTCGCCAACGCGGCCTGTCACCCGACGGCCGGTGCAAGCCGTTCGCTGCCGCGGCTGACGGCACGGGCTTCGGTGAGGGCGCCGGCATCGTCCTGCTGGAACGCCTGTCAGACGCACGCCGGAACGGGCATCCGGTGTTGGCGGTGATTCGGGGTAGTGCGGTGAATCAGGATGGTGCCAGTAGTCAGTTGACGGCGCCGAATGGTCCGGCGCAGCAGCGGGTGATCCGGCAGGCGTTAGCGAACGCGGGTGTGGACGCCACGGACGTGGATGTGGTGGAGGCGCACGGGACCGGCACGACGTTGGGTGACCCGATCGAGGCGCAGGCGTTGCTGGCCACCTACGGGCAGGGCCGCGACGACGGTCATCCGTTGTGGTTGGGATCGGTGAAGTCGAACATCGGCCACACGCAGGCCGCGGCGGGTGTCGCGGGTGTGATCAAGATGGTGCAGGCCATCCAGCACGGCCTGCTGCCGGCCACGCTGCACGTGGACGCCCCGACCCCGCACGTGGACTGGGACACCGGCCGGGTCGCGTTGCTCACCGAGACGGTGCCGTGGCCGGACACTGGTCGTCCCCGCCGGGCGGCGGTGTCATCATTCGGGATCAGCGGCACCAACGCCCACCTCATCCTCGAAGCACCCCCCACCCCCACCAACACCGGATCCCCCACCGCCACCGGACCTCTCACCAGCGACGACGGCGATGGCACCGACACCACCGACGGCGGTGACACCCGCACCAGCACCAGCGCCGGCGATGGTGGCGCTGGTGGTGGACCGGTGCCGTGGTTGTTTTCGGCGAGGTCGGTGGAGGCGTTGCGGGCGCAGGCGTTGCGGTTGGCGGATCATGTGGCCGCGCATCCCGGGTACCGGGCGGTTGACATCGGGGCCGCGTTGGTCACGACGCGGAGTCAGCATCGTTTCCGTGCCGGTGTCGTGGTGGACGGCGCTGGTGATGGTGAGGCGGTGTTGCGGGCGTTCGCGGTGGGACAGCCGGGTGTGGGGGTGGTGTCTGGTCGGGTGGTGTGTGGGGATGCCGAGGCCGGGGGGAAGATCGCTGTTCTTCTCACGGGTCAGGGTTCCCAGCGGGTAGGGGCCGGGCGGGGGCTTTACGGCCGGGAGCCGGTGTTCACCGCCGTGTTGGACGAGGTGTGCACCCATCTGGATGCTCACCTCGACCGGCCGTTACGGTCGGTGTTGTTCGCCGCCGCGGATGGTCCTGACGCGGGGCTGTTGGATGACACCACCTACACGCAGCCGGCGTTGTTCGCACTCCAGGTGGCCTTGTACCGGCTGGTGGAACATCACGGACTCCGCGCGGACTATTTCATCGGTCACTCGGTCGGTGAGGTGAGCGCCGCTCATCTGGCCGGGGTGATGTCACTGGCCGACGCTGCCGCTGTGGTGACCGCTCGGGCCCGGTTGATGGCCACGTTGCCGGCCGGGGTCATGGTCAGTGTCCAGGCCACCCCCGCCCAGGTCGAGGAACATCTGAACCCGCGGGTCGGTATCGCCGCCTACAACACCCCTACCAACACCGTGATCTCCGGTGACCCGCAAGCCACCCACACCGTGGCTGACCGGCTACACGCCCTGGGCCATGCGGGCAGGGTGTTACACACCCGACACGCGTTCCACTCCCCGCACACCGAGACGATCCTGACCGAGTTCCACCACATCGCCAGCCGTGTCACCTACCAGCGGCCCCACACCCCGATCATCTCCAACCTCACCGGCGACGTCGCCGACCCCGAGCACATCACCACCGCCGAGTACTGGACCGACCACATCCGGCAACCCGTCCGGTTCCACCAGGGCATCACCACCCTGGACCAGCACCACGTCACCACCTACCTCGAACTCGGTCCCGCTCCCACCCTCACCCACCTCACCGAACACACCCTCACCCACAGCGGACGGGGTGAGGATGTCGTCTACCTCAACGTTCTGCACCCCCACCACGACGAAACCCGCACCCTCCTGACCACGCTCACCACCGCCCACACCCGGGGCCACCACATCACCTGGCACCACCACCTGACACCACCACCACAACAACCGGTACCCCTACCCACCTATCCGTTCACCCGGAATCGGTACTGGCTGGCCGCTGACCCTGTCGTGCCTGTTCACGCTGCCCCGACCGGTCATCCGCTCCTACCGGCCGTGCTGGAACTTCCTGACGACACGCACGTGTTCACCGGCACGCTGCATCCCAGCGCCCCGTCGTGGCTGGCCGAGCACACCATCGGGGACCACTGCCTGCTTCCCGCGACCGCGTTCGTCGACATGGTGTTGCACGCCGCTCACCACACCGGTCATCACACCATCACCGATCTGGTCATCCACACGCCGCTTGCCCTGTCCGATAACACCGCCACCGACATTCAACTCGTTATCGGTCCGGTGGACGCCACCGGCCATCGGGCCTGCACCATCCGCTCCCGCGCGCACACCACCACGGCGGGTCTCTGGAGTGACCACGTCACCGCCGAGGTCACCACCGGCACCGCCGGCGTTCCCGCCGTCCCCGCCACCGTCTGGCCACCCACCCATGCCAGCAGGCTGGACACCACCAACCTCTACCACCACCTCGACCAGCGGGGCCTGCGCTACGGCCCTACCTTCCAAGGCCTACGCCACGCCTGGAAACACCACAACGACCTCTACGCCGAGGTCCACCTCCCTGCCACCCCCCACCCACACCACCACACCATCCACCCCGCACTCCTCGACGCCGCGCTACACGCTCTCACCCTCCACCACCCCGACCACACCACCATCCAACTCCCCTTCTCCTGGACCGGCGTCACCCTCCACGCCCACGACGCCACCACGCTGCGCGTGCACCTGCGCGTACACGACAACCACACCATCGAACTCACCATCACCGACCCACAAGACCAACTCATCCTCACCACGGACAGCCTCACGCTGCGCCCAGCCGGAGCAGTCGACGACGGGGACCTCTACGGCGTCCGCTGGAGTCCGGTCATTCCGCCGGCCGATCCGGCGCCCATCGGCTCCGTGGCGCTCCTCGGGGAGCAGCCTGAAGTGGTTCTCGCGCTCGAGGCCAGCGGAGTCGAGGCCAGCGAGCATCCCGATCTGGCTGCCCTGGTCGCGGCCATCGGAGCGGGCCTGCCGCAACCGAGCGTGGTCCTGGCCGCCCGCAGCGCGCTTCCCGCCATGGAGCCGATCAGGGCGGCGCACGTCGCGGTGGGCGAAGTCCTCGGGCTGATCCAGGAATGGCTGAGCGCCGAGTGTCTGGACGAGTCGAGGCTGGTGGTGGTGACCTGCGGTGCGGTCGCCGTGGACGAGGGGGAGCACCTCCAGGACCTCGGCTCGGCTCCGGTCTGGGGGCTGGTGCGCTCGGCGCAGCGGGAGAACCCCGACCGGTTCGCGCTGCTCGACCTCGACGGCCAGGAGTCTTCCTTGCGGCACCTGCCCGAGGCGCTGACGGTCGTCTTGGCGGGGGAGGGCCAGATCGCGATGCGTCGCGGAGTTTTCTCAGCCCTCCAGGTGGCGAAGATGGGTATCGATCATGCTTTGACGCCGCCTGAGGGTGAGGGGGCGTGGCGGGTCGATGTGAGCGAGCCGGGCACGTTGGATCGGTTGGAGTTGGTGGCGGCGCGGGAGGCGTTGCGTCCGTTGCGTAGTGGGGAGGTTCGTGTCGCTGTGCGGGCGGCGGGGGTGAACTTCCGTGATGTGTTGATGACCTTGGGTATGTATCCGGGGCGGGTCAGTATCGGTGGTGAAGGGGCAGGTGTCGTCACCGAGGTCGGCCCGGACGTGTCCGGCCTGGCCGTGGGTGACCGGGTCATGGGACTGTTCAGCCAGGCCATGGCGACCACCGCGATCGCGGATCATCGGTTGATCGTCGGTATCCCGTGCGGCTGGAGCTACCCGCAGGCCGCCGCCGTACCCATCACGTTCCTCACCGCCTACTACGCCCTCACCGACCTCGCCCGCCTGCAGCCCGGTGAGAAAATCCTCGTCCACGCCGCCGCCGGCGGAGTCGGCACCGCCGCGGTCCAACTCGCCCGTCACCTGGGCGCCGAGGTGTACGGCACGGCCAGCCACCCGAAATGGCAGGCCCTACGCCGGCAAGGCCTGGACCCGGCCCATATCGGTGACTCCCGCAGTCTGGACTTCGAAACCACCATCACCCACGCCACCGGCGGTGCGGGTGTCGATGTCGTCCTCAACGCCCTGACCCACGAGTTCGTCGACGCGTCGCTGCGGCTGCTACCACGCGGCGGTCGGTTCCTGGAGATGGGCAAGACCGACATCCGCGAACCCGACCGGATCGCCGCCACCCACCCCGGCGTGTACTACCAGCCCTTCGACCTGCACGACGCCGGACCCACCCGCACCCGGCAGATGCTCACCGACCTGATCCGCCTGTTCACCGACGGGCATCTACACCCCCCACCCGTCACCACCTACGACATCCGCGCGGCCCGTGACGCGTTCCGGCACATCCGTCAAGCCGAACACATCGGCAAAGTCGTCCTCACCGTCCCACCACCCCTGGACCCACACGGCACCGTCCTGATCACCGGCGCCACCGGCGCGCTCGGCAGCCTCCTCGCCAAACACCTCGTCAGCAACCACCAGGCACGCCACCTCCTACTCACCAGCCGCCACGGCCCCCACGCCCACAACGCCACCCAACTGATCACCGAACTCACCAACCTCGGAGCGGACGTCACCATCGAGCAACGCGACATCGCGGAGCCCGGTGAGCTGGCGAGCCTGCTCGACGCGATACCGGCCGAACATCCGCTCACCGCGGTGATCCACACCGCCGGCGTGGTCCACGACGGCACAGTCGGCGCCCTCTCGCCAGCACACCTCGAAACGGTGTTCGGGCCCAAGGCCGACGCCGCGTGGGAGCTGCACCGTCTCACCGAACACGTCGACCTGTCGGCGTTCGTCGTGTTCTCCTCCGCCGCAGGAACCCTCGGCAGCCCCGGGCAGGCCAACTACGCCGCGGCGAACACGTTCCTCGACGCCCTCGCCCACTGCCGGCGGATCAACGGGCGGCCCGCACTGTCCCTCGCCTGGGGACTCTGGCAGCAGCCCAGTGGCATCACCGCGAGTCTCGGCGAGTCCGGCGTCGCGCGGATGGCGCAGCAGGGTGTCATGCCGATCTCCACCGAGGCCGCGTTGGCGCTGTTCGATCGAGCACTCGCCACGGGGCGTGCCTATGCGATGCCCGCCCGGCTCACAGCAGAGGCCGCGCAGGGGCGTACCGGTGTCGTAGCTTCTTCGCCGGCACACCGTGACTCCCGTGTCGGCCTGCGCCAGGCGGCCGGTGCCTCGGGCGGGGAAGGCTCCGTCGCGGCGTCCTGGGCCGATCGGCTGACCGGTCTCGAGCCCCAGGAACAGCACAGTGTCGTGGTGGAGTTGGTGCGCACGGAGGCGGCCGCCGTGCTGGGCCATGGTGACATCACAGCCATCGGCAGGAAGCGCCCGCTCAAGGAGGCGGGTTTCGACTCGCTGACCGCCGTCGAGCTGCGCAACCGACTGGGCGCGATGGTGGGCCTCCGGCTGCCCGCGTCGCTCGTCTTCGATCACCCCACCCCGATAGCCATAGCGGAGCAACTCCTGACCACGCTGATCCCGGATCAACCGGATCCCGTGGAAACGGTGCGGTCACAGCTCAAAAGTCTGGAGGCGACGATCGTCGCCGCTACGCCGGGCGGAGGCATGCGCGCGGCCGTCGCGGCGCAACTGCGTGAATTCCTGGAAAGAATCGGCACGGAGCCGTCGCGCGTCAACGACGAGGCGACGGACGTCCTGGACAAGATCGACGCCGCCACTGACGACGAGATTTTCGATTTCATCGACAACCAGTTGTGA